ACATTTGGCGATAAGCCTGTGCTTGTTTGGACAGATCATCATAAATGATTAAAGTGTGTTGTTCGCGGTACATAAAATATTCAGCCAGAGCGGCTCCTGTATAAGGAGCGAGGTATTGTAATGTAGCCGGAGAATCCGCCGTTTCAGCTACCAAAATCGTGTATTCCATTGCTCCCCTTTCTTGTAAAGTAGTTACTACCTAAGCCACAGCAGATGCtttttgaccaatagcaacaTAAACACATATTACATTTTGCCCTTGTTGATTGAGAATCGTATCTGTGGCTACTGCTGTTTTACCGGTCTGTCTGTCCCCAATAATTAATTCTCGCTGACCACGTCCTATAGGGATCATCGAATCAATAGCAATAAGTCCTGTTTGAAGAGGCTCATATACGGAACGTCTAGAAATAATACCAGGAGCGGGAGATTCAATTAACCGAGATTCAGAAGCTGAAATTTCCCCTCGACCATCAATAGGTTTAGCTAGGGCATTTATAACACGACCTAAAAAAGCCTCACTTACGAGTATCTGAGCAATTCTTCCTGTTGCTTTTAAGCATATCTTGGGTTGGTAGGGCAATGGGATCCCCAATAGCTAGAGACAAGAGATTCATATGAGAAAACATAAGTAAACGAGCCTCCGCTTGAGCCTCCAAAGATAAAGGTACATGAACCGCCATTTGATCCCCATCAAAATTTGCATTGAATCCCTTACAAACTAATGGATGTAAACAAATAGCGCACCCTTCCACTAAAATGGGTTGGAATGCCTGTATGCCTAATCTATGCAGGGTAGGCGCTCGATTCAGCAATATAGGGTGCCCCTGCATAACTTCCTGAAGTATTTCCCATATAATCGACTCTTTTTCTCGAATTTTACTCTTAGCAACTCCTATGGTCGAAGCAAGATGTTGTCTAATTAGACCCCGAATTACAAATGGCTGGAAAAGTTCTATTGCTATTTCGCGAGGCAATCCACATCGATGTAATGAAAGCGAGGGCCCTACGACAATGACGGAACCACCCGAATAATCGACCCGTTCTTATTTAGAGTAGTTCAGAATTTGCAATCTGCACACTATATTCGGACAATATAATATTGTATCTCGAGGacaaaattgttttattttttattgcaaAACTTAATGTATAAGTGaaagacaatatttatttaAGAGATCGACAAATTTATATTCGCTTTACTGTCCGAGagttgttttatataattttcattctactttcattaatttattaatttatgtaGTTCTAACAGTTTTTACGCTAAAAACATCATTTTGGATTTCGCAGATGAGAGCTTTCTGACAAATGGATATTTGGAAACGACTGTAGACTGGATTCCAGGCCTGAAAGGCATCCGTTTAAGGGATTTTCCAAGCTTCATTCGAACCACAGATCCAAACAACGTTATAATTAAGATCGTAATGGAAGTAATGGAGAAAGCTGCTAAAGCTTCAGGAGTTGTAATCCATACATTCGATGCATTGGAGAGAGAAGTTTTGGGTGCTCTGTCACCCATGTTTCCTCGTGTCTATGCCATTGGACCGCTCCAACTGTTACTCAATCACTTACCCGTTGAACCTTTGAAGTCAGTTGGGTATAGTTTatggaaagaagaagatgactgCCTGCAGTGGCTCGATTCTAAAACACCCAACTCAGTGATATATGTGAATTTCGGTAGCATAGCCGTCATGACCCAACAACAGTTGCTTGAGTTTGCTTGGGGGCTTGCAAATACCAACTTTCCATTTCTGTTAATTATTAGGCCTGATCTCGTTGTTGGGCAGTCGGCAGTTTTTCCACCGGAGTTTTTGTTAGAAACTAAAGAAAGAGGCGTAATAGCAACTTGGTGCCGTCAAGAGGAGGTGTTGAAACACCCTGCCGTCGGGGCATTCTTGACACACTGCGGCTGGAATTCCATCATTGAAAGCCTGTCGGCTGGGGTGCCGTTGATTTGTTGTCCATTCTTTGGGGATCAGCAGACAAACTGCCGGTACGCTTGCAATGAATGGAGTGTTGGGATAGAGATCGATAACAATGCCCGGGGAATGGAGGTGGAGAAGATTGTGAGAGAGTTGATGGAGGGAGAGAATGGTAAGAAAATCAAGAATAAGGTCTTGGAGTGGAAGAAATTGGCAGAGGAGGCCACGGATCCGAATGGTTCGTCATCCAGAAATTTGGAAAATGTAGTCAACTTGCTTttatcaaaaggttaattgagGATACATTTTTCCTCCCCCTCTAGGTTGGGGGAATTTGTATCCAATTAACataatctataaaaatgatGTGTTGTTTTGCATGCAAGTGTTAAGTACAAGTTTATTTCATTGCAAGCGAGGCCGGCCGGAAGAGACCATGGCCTCCTAATTGCAAATGTCATGGGGCAGTTCGAGAAATCAAGTGaaatttctcttgtttttatttagGGTAAGTGTGTAGGTTCACTGAAAAGGAGGTTTGCATGCGTTTGTTTGTGATGCAAAGTATTGTAGTAATTGTGTGGTTAGAGCTATGGTATCTATGCCAGAAGGTTAGAGTATGTTTGTGTGAACGGAAAACCTCTTTCTCATGAAAAAGTATGTGGTCTTTGGGTAAAGGTACGTGTGTGTGTGGTATCCTTACACATATTTTCTGTCACTATTTGAATTTAACAGGAAGAACAGAACATGACCTTAACGTGGAGTACTAGAGATTCCCATTATTATTGAAACGGACatgctaaaaatacaactaattGTGCATTAGTTGTGCATGTATCACAACGATGAGAGGGGTGAAATGCCCCCCTCACCTCCTAAAAAATCTCATAatctttgttataatttttttttataccccCGAAAATCTGAAATGCCCCCCTTAGCATTTTATCAACGGGCAAACTTGCCCACCATTTgacgtgacttttttttttctttctcataaaTGTTTCTCATTCCTAtaaataggtaaaaaaaaagTTCAGAGTTTTGAGAGGTTGAAGAAGGGACGAAGCCCAAGGTAGAAGACAAGCTGAGTTGGCaacgtttttttgttttttatctcCTAAACGCACCGTGTAGAAGTCGtcagaaattttataaaaagtcaAGAGTCACTGCGTGTGTAAGGCATTGGCTGAAGTAAGAGAAGGAACGACTGACAGCTGGACTTTGAGAAGCACAATGACCGGTGTAGAGTCCCATCATTATCCCGTTATACCCCACTTGGATCAGAACCTAATCCAAAGGACATCTCTATTATTATTTAGAGCTGCCAAGAACAGTAGAAAATTTTGGATATGTTAttagagcttgtttggcaaatagcACAGTGACCGATGTAGAGTCCCGTCATTATCCCGTTATACCCCACTTTGATCATAACCTAATCCAAAGGACAGCTCTATTATTATTTAGAGCTGCCTAGAACAGTAGAAAATTTTGGATATGTTGTTAttagagcttgtttggcaaatagcACAGTGACCGGTGTAGAGTCCCATCATTATCCCGTTATACCCCACTTGGATCAGAACCTAATCCAAAGGACAACTCTATTATTATTTAGAGCTGCCTAGAACAGTAGAAAAATTTGGATATGTAttagagcttgtttggcaaatagcAAAGTGACTGGTGTAGAGTCCCATCATTATCCCGTTATACCCCACTTGGATCAGAACCTAATCTAAAGGACAACTCTATTATTATTTAGAGCTGCCTAGAATAGTAGAAAAATTTGGATATGTTATTAGAGGTTGTTTGGCAAATAGCACAGTGACCAGTGTAGAGTCCCATCATTATCCCGTTATACCCCACTTGGATCAGAACCTAATCGAAAGGATAGCTCTATTATTATTTAGAGCTGCCTAGAACAGTAGAAAAATTTGGATATGTTAttagagcttgtttggcaaatagcACAGTGACCAGTGTAGAGTCCCATCATTATCCTGTTATACCCCACTTGGATCATAACCTAATCCAAAGGACAGCTCTATTATTATTTAGAGCTGCCTAGAACAGTAGAAAAATTTGGATATATTGTTAttagagcttgtttggcaaatagcACAGTGACCGGTGTAGAGTCCCATCATTATCCCGTTATACCCCACTTGGATTAGAACCTAATCCAAATGACAGCTCTATTATTATTTAGAGCTGCCTAGAACAATAGAAAATTTTGGATATGTAttagagcttgtttggcaaatagcACAGTGATTGGTGTAGAGTCCCATCATTGTCCCGTTATACCCCACTTGGATCAAAACCTAATCCAAAGGACAACTCTATTATTATTTAGAGCTGCTTAGAGTAGTAGAAAATTTTGGATATGTTAttagagcttgtttggcaaatagcACAATGACTGGTGTAGAGTCCCATCATTATCCCGTTATACCCCACTTGGATCAGTACCTAATCCAAATGACAGCTCTATTATTATTTAGAGCTGCCTAGAACAGTAGAAAATTTTGGATATGTTAttagagcttgtttggcaaatagtTGGAATTatggaatatttgtttgaatagtagtaaaaaatgattgatgtgatatacagtataaaaaagtttagaattgttttatagaaaagtgaaaagattttgttttgtagtgaatttttttatttgaataataaaaaaaaaattattgatgtgatataaaaagtgaaaaaaaaaaagagagaatgtttttgatttaatctttttagaagaaggaaaaaaatatatataaggagAGTGAGAGTGGTTTGCAAAAcacaggaatttttttttcgattcaaagcatttaaccatttaaattaatttataaacaaaattcAGTGTTTCAGTTTCAGGTATGTAATAaacttttatattgattaagatttaagcttttatgtttgaattgttcttttcaatttattattcttttatatttagattgtttttttataactgtttttatatttaagtgtttatgaatatatatatatatatatatatagtttttgttttatattttaattatataaaatatataattgtagttgcaTAAGATTATggagaataattattcaattgagctacaatcaaattttaaacGAGCTCGTATTGAGGTAGATTTAGCAAATCTGCCAACCGATCCTTGcttacagaaaaaaaaatattttgatta
This DNA window, taken from Alnus glutinosa chromosome 5, dhAlnGlut1.1, whole genome shotgun sequence, encodes the following:
- the LOC133868141 gene encoding LOW QUALITY PROTEIN: ATP synthase subunit alpha, chloroplastic (The sequence of the model RefSeq protein was modified relative to this genomic sequence to represent the inferred CDS: substituted 1 base at 1 genomic stop codon), which encodes MAVHLLGIPLPYQPKICLKATGRIAQILVSEAFLGRVINALAKPIDGRGEISASESRLIESPAPGIISRRSVYEPLQTGLIAIDSMIPIGRGQRELIIGDRQTGKTAVATDTILNQQGQNVICVYVAIGQKASAVAXVVTTLQERGAMEYTILVAETADSPATLQYLAPYTGAALAEYFMYREQHTLIIYDDLSKQAQAYRQMSLLLRRPLGREAYPGDVFYLHSRLLERAAKSSSHLGEGSMTALPIVETQSGDVSAYIPTNVISITDGQIFLSADLFNAGIRLAINVGISVSRVGSAAQIKAMKQVAGKLKLELAQFAELEAFAQFASDLDKATQNQLARGQRLRELLKQSQAAPLTVEEQIMTIFSVQNVHYIVTYHH
- the LOC133869696 gene encoding 7-deoxyloganetin glucosyltransferase-like, with product MSAMVKGRKVHHAWNRKGEKDMDSKRVEAHDKPHAICVPLPVQSHIKAMLKFSKLLHQKGFHITFVNTEFNHKRFIKSNIGAGDSLDGFSDFQFQTIPDGLPPSDPNATQCFLSLCDSIAKNMLSPFSDLLTNLNNPPVTCIVSDPYMTFTITAAEKLGVPIVMLFTVSACTVMLCNELSTARDKGLIPLKDESFLTNGYLETTVDWIPGLKGIRLRDFPSFIRTTDPNNVIIKIVMEVMEKAAKASGVVIHTFDALEREVLGALSPMFPRVYAIGPLQLLLNHLPVEPLKSVGYSLWKEEDDCLQWLDSKTPNSVIYVNFGSIAVMTQQQLLEFAWGLANTNFPFLLIIRPDLVVGQSAVFPPEFLLETKERGVIATWCRQEEVLKHPAVGAFLTHCGWNSIIESLSAGVPLICCPFFGDQQTNCRYACNEWSVGIEIDNNARGMEVEKIVRELMEGENGKKIKNKVLEWKKLAEEATDPNGSSSRNLENVVNLLLSKG